The Henckelia pumila isolate YLH828 chromosome 2, ASM3356847v2, whole genome shotgun sequence genome includes a window with the following:
- the LOC140884776 gene encoding uncharacterized protein produces MAIEIFSDSPNLVISPRISFSHDLSPNNVVPIEQYLRSNKPSIDFDFCVFNHTFAQYSSSSADELFSDGKILPIQIKKPQPPPPPPANTSAEPPPPPAAGKQTSTITPEEIIKHGGKSSSFWGFKRSTSLNGGSGQGQGRGLCPLPLLSRSKSTGSNSNVKRPSNTKQGLLRSSSCSQQKPPLKKSNHASYCYGVKIHPVLNVPPANLFGLGSIFNYSGTNKRNKK; encoded by the coding sequence atggcgaTCGAAATTTTCTCCGACAGCCCCAACCTGGTAATAAGCCCCCGGATCTCATTCTCCCACGATCTCTCCCCGAACAACGTCGTACCCATCGAACAATACCTTCGATCCAACAAACCCAGCATCGATTTCGATTTCTGCGTCTTCAACCACACCTTCGCCCAATATTCCTCCTCCTCCGCCGACGAGCTTTTCTCCGACGGCAAAATCCTCCCCATCCAAATCAAGAAACCACAGCCTCCACCTCCCCCGCCGGCCAACACCTCCGCCGAGCCACCTCCGCCGCCTGCGGCCGGCAAGCAAACGAGTACTATCACTCCGGAAGAGATCATCAAACACGGCGGCAAGTCATCGTCGTTCTGGGGGTTCAAGCGCAGCACGAGTTTGAACGGCGGCAGCGGGCAGGGGCAGGGGAGGGGTCTGTGCCCGTTGCCGCTGCTGTCTCGAAGCAAGTCGACAGGCTCCAATAGTAACGTGAAACGACCGAGCAATACGAAGCAGGGATTGCTGAGATCTTCGTCTTGTAGCCAGCAGAAGCCGCCATTGAAGAAGAGCAATCATGCTTCGTATTGCTATGGGGTTAAAATCCATCCGGTATTGAACGTCCCGCCGGCGAATCTCTTTGGTTTGGGTTCCATCTTTAATTACAGTGGCACCAATAAGAGGAATAAAAAGTGA